A genome region from Erigeron canadensis isolate Cc75 chromosome 3, C_canadensis_v1, whole genome shotgun sequence includes the following:
- the LOC122592313 gene encoding riboflavin biosynthesis protein PYRR, chloroplastic, whose amino-acid sequence MTMAMGFMTPIRCNATPIINSHSLDASYMKRAAELSDKSAGFTSPHPNFGCVIATTTGKVVGEGYLYAQGTKPAEVQAVEAAGEFSRGATAYVNMEPGDCHGDFTAISSIIQSGITRVVIGIRHPLQHLRGKAIHTLRNEGLQVDVLGEDIRNSSIEDALKSCLVVNAPLLYRSASRVPFSVLKYAMTLDGKIAASSGHASWISSKQSRSRVFELRGRSDAVIVGGNTVRKDNPRLTPRHGGGHLPMRIVMSQTLDLPEVANLWDVSEVPTMVVTQRGARRSFQKFLASKGVEVVEFDILNPRDVVDYLYDRGHLSILWECGGTLSASAISSGVIHKVHAFVAPKIIGGKNAPSPVGELGMVEMTQALELIDISYEQIGSDVLISGYLQPIPDLTPVIPSVDETSVIDPSLSPYESQIIFFYKTWDPYGSFSNFSPHPIQLPDESGSFVSWSSVEHFYQAHKFVGSSNPNARSYVEAIYMTKSPEEAARMGRKIQREHPDMVRSDWESVKTVVMYKALKCKFSIYPHLKSMLLSTTGCVLVEASPHDLFWGGGRDGEGLNYLGRLLMMLRSEFLGDDTNKPEFSADFAESQS is encoded by the exons ATGACGATGGCAATGGGGTTTATGACTCCAATCAGATGCAATGCAACACCCATTATCAATTCCCACTCGCTTGATGCGTCGTACATGAAACGCGCCGCCGAACTTTCCGACAAATCCGCCGGTTTCACTTCCCCACATCCTAACTTTGGCTGCGTGATTGCAACAACAACCGGAAAAGTTGTCGGAGAAGGGTATCTTTATGCACAGGGAACAAAGCCGGCGGAGGTTCAGGCGGTGGAGGCCGCCGGAGAGTTTTCCCGTGGCGCCACTGCGTATGTTAATATGGAACCTGGTGACTGCCATGGTGATTTTACAGCCATTTCTTCTATTATTCAG TCAGGAATCACTAGAGTTGTTATCGGGATCAGACATCCGTTACAACATCTTAGGGGAAAAGCTATTCACACGTTAAGAAACGAAGGCCTGCAAGTCGATGTTCTTGGGGAGGATATAAGAAATTCATCCATTGAG GATGCTCTAAAATCCTGTCTCGTTGTCAATGCTCCTTTGCTTTATAGATCAGCTTCCCGTGTCCCATTCTCGGTTCTGAAGTATGCAATGACCCTTGATG GAAAAATTGCTGCTAGTAGTGGGCATGCATCGTGGATAAGTAGCAAGCAGTCTAGATCTCGAGTTTTTGAATTACGTGGTAGAAGTGATGCGGTTATTGTAGGAGGAAATACTGTGCGCAAAGATA atcCGCGGTTAACTCCAAGACATGGAGGTGGACATTTACCTATGCGAATTGTTATGTCACAAACTCTTGATCTTCCTGAGGTTGCAAATCTATGGGATGTCAGTGAGGTGCCCACAATGGTCGTCACTCAGAGAGGTGCAAGAAGAAGTTTTCAGAAGTTTCTTGCATCAAAAGGTGTTGAAGTAGTGGAATTTGACATCTTGAATCCCAGAGATGTTGTGGACTACCTTTATGATCGTGGTCATCTTTCGATTTTGTGGGAATGTGGAGGGACATTATCTGCTTCAGCTATTTCTTCTGGTGTTATACACAAG GTGCATGCTTTTGTTGCTCCTAAAATAATCGGCGGAAAGAATGCACCTTCTCCGGTTGGGGAACTTGGAATGGTTGAAATGACACAAGCTTTAGAGTTAATTGATATCTCTTATGAGCAG ATAGGATCTGATGTGCTTATTAGTGGATATCTGCAACCCATTCCTGATTTGACACCTGTGATTCCTTCAGTTGATGAAACTTCAGTGATTGATCCATCTTTATCTCCTTATGAATCGCAAATCATATTCTTCTATAAGACATGGGACCCATATGGAAGTTTCTCCAACTTTTCTCCTCATCCAATTCAGCTGCCTGATGAAAGTGGTAGTTTTGTCAGTTGGTCAAGTGTAGAGCACTTTTATCAG GCACACAAGTTTGTGGGGTCAAGCAATCCTAATGCTAGAAGTTATGTTGAAGCAATATATATGACAAAAAGTCCTGAAGAAGCTGCACGAATGGGAAGGAAAATACAAAGGGAGCATCCAGATATG GTAAGATCTGATTGGGAAAGCGTGAAGACTGTAGTGATGTACAAAGCATTAAAATGCAAGTTCTCGATTTACCCACACTTGAAATCGATGCTTTTATCAACTACCGGTTGTGTACTGGTTGAAGCTTCTCCTCATGATCTCTTTTGGGGTGGAGGCCGAGACGGTGAAGGCCTCAATTATTTAGGGCGGTTACTTATGATGTTAAGATCCGAGTTTCTAGGGGACGACACAAACAAGCCTGAGTTCTCTGCAGATTTTGCTGAATCACAATCATAA
- the LOC122593678 gene encoding uncharacterized protein LOC122593678, with the protein MTHHHHVDIPPPSFPHHHNTTTTTNHHRRQQQHYIPHTSSSASLRGCCCCLILVFSFLILLALTLTLVIILAVKPKKPQFNLQNVAVQYITLTPTSTSTSTTTLPTSASLSLAIQMLFTAKNENKVGIKYGDSTFNIMYRGIPLGRGRVPGFYQPAHSVRQIQSLVNVDRVNLMQSDAFNLLKDAQVNDRVEFRILGDVNAKITIIGLTSPSVQASVDCTIAISPSKRALIYKQCGFDGLQV; encoded by the exons atgACTCACCACCACCACGTCGACATCCCACCACCGTCATtcccccaccaccacaacaccaccaccaccacaaaccaccacCGCCGTCAACAACAACACTACATCCCACACACATCCTCATCCGCCTCCCTCCGCGGCTGCTGCTGCTGCCTAATCCTAGTATTCTCCTTCCTCATCCTCCTGGCTCTCACTCTCACCCTCGTCATCATCCTCGCCGTCAAACCCAAAAAACCACAATTCAACCTCCAAAACGTCGCCGTTCAGTACATCACTCTCACACCCACCTCCACCTCAACCTCCACCACCACTCTCCCAACCAGCGCGTCACTCTCACTCGCCATCCAAATGCTCTTCACTGCCAAAAACGAAAACAAAGTCGGAATCAAATACGGAGATTCCACATTCAACATAATGTACCGTGGGATTCCGTTGGGCAGAGGTCGGGTACCCGGGTTTTATCAGCCTGCACATAGTGTGAGGCAGATACAGAGCTTGGTTAATGTTGACCGGGTCAATTTGATGCAATCGGATGCTTTTAATTTGTTGAAAGATGCCCAGGTGAACGATCGGGTCGAGTTTCGGATCCTTGGTGATGTTAATGCCAAGATTACTATCATTGGTCTAACTTCCCCTTCTGTTCAG GCATCCGTTGATTGTACAATAGCTATAAGCCCATCAAAGCGAGCTCTCATATACAAGCAATGTGGATTTGATGGCTTGCAAGTATAA